One window of Acetomicrobium thermoterrenum DSM 13490 genomic DNA carries:
- the larE gene encoding ATP-dependent sacrificial sulfur transferase LarE produces the protein MSKWTKLLEYINKYDNILILLSGGLDSSFLAYACSKAESNVVAVTFSSPLIPDDEVEEARKVAETFGLEHHVIYSDDLSVSEIRQNHLRRCYFCRKNRDASVMKWLEKSVLKGYVVMDGVTESDTMEYRPGLEAAKEDGVLHPLKEAGLRKEDIRKLAREFDLKFWDKPSSPCLATRFPYYTTLSEEEIGQVSGAEKELASLGLREVRVRCYRPKVAVVEVSREDMGKAWAVRDELRSLLQGLGFVVVALDLEGHRSGKMDSLAGGV, from the coding sequence ATGTCCAAATGGACAAAGTTGTTGGAATACATAAATAAATACGACAACATCTTGATATTGTTGTCGGGCGGATTGGATAGTTCTTTTTTGGCCTATGCCTGTTCGAAGGCTGAAAGCAATGTCGTGGCAGTGACCTTCTCCTCTCCCTTGATTCCCGACGACGAAGTGGAAGAGGCCAGAAAAGTGGCAGAAACATTCGGGCTTGAACACCATGTGATATATTCAGACGACCTGAGCGTAAGCGAGATCAGGCAAAATCATCTGAGGCGGTGTTATTTCTGCAGAAAAAACAGAGACGCTTCGGTTATGAAATGGCTTGAAAAGTCTGTTTTAAAAGGGTATGTGGTAATGGATGGGGTGACGGAATCGGACACGATGGAATACAGGCCCGGCCTTGAAGCTGCAAAAGAGGATGGTGTGCTTCATCCTCTGAAGGAAGCAGGTTTAAGGAAGGAAGATATCAGAAAGCTTGCCCGTGAATTTGATTTGAAATTTTGGGACAAACCTTCTTCTCCCTGTCTTGCAACGCGTTTTCCCTATTACACAACCTTGTCTGAGGAGGAGATAGGTCAGGTCTCAGGGGCGGAAAAAGAGCTGGCTTCCTTGGGCCTCAGGGAGGTCAGGGTCAGGTGTTATCGTCCGAAAGTTGCAGTGGTTGAGGTATCTCGTGAAGATATGGGAAAGGCTTGGGCAGTCAGGGACGAACTGAGAAGCCTTCTGCAGGGACTTGGCTTTGTAGTCGTTGCACTGGATTTGGAAGGTCACAGAAGCGGCAAGATGGATTCTTTGGCGGGAGGGGTATAA
- a CDS encoding ABC transporter ATP-binding protein: MSLLEIKDLKTYFDTDRGLVKAVEGVTFHINSGETLGVVGESGCGKSVTALSVMRLLPRPIGRIAGGNILFKGEDLTKASEARMRQIRGNKISMIFQEPMTSLNPVLTIGFQIMEPLMLHQGMDSKEAKEKAVELLQLVGIPDPKQRVDEYPHQLSGGQRQRAMIAMALACKPELLIADEPTTALDVTIQAQILDLMNDLQREFNAAIMLITHDLGVVAEMAQRVVVMYAGLIVEEAPVASLFYEPLHPYTQGLLASIPRIDKDLDKLHVIPGFVPNPFEFPEGCRFHNRCERAFSRCSREMPPLYSLGDGRMVRCFLYGSDSGGGAR, from the coding sequence TTGAGCTTATTGGAGATAAAAGATCTTAAGACCTATTTCGATACCGACAGAGGCCTGGTGAAGGCCGTAGAAGGAGTGACCTTCCACATCAATTCGGGCGAGACCTTGGGCGTGGTAGGAGAGTCCGGCTGTGGCAAAAGCGTTACCGCTCTTTCTGTAATGAGGCTTCTTCCAAGGCCCATTGGAAGGATAGCGGGAGGGAACATACTCTTTAAAGGCGAAGACTTAACCAAAGCTTCTGAAGCGAGGATGCGCCAAATAAGGGGCAACAAGATCTCCATGATATTTCAAGAACCGATGACGAGCTTGAACCCCGTTTTGACTATAGGGTTTCAGATTATGGAGCCTTTGATGCTCCACCAGGGAATGGACAGTAAGGAGGCCAAAGAGAAGGCCGTAGAGTTGCTTCAGCTCGTCGGAATTCCCGACCCAAAACAAAGGGTTGACGAATATCCGCATCAGCTTTCGGGAGGACAGCGCCAAAGGGCCATGATAGCCATGGCCTTGGCCTGCAAGCCTGAATTGTTGATAGCGGACGAACCCACTACTGCTTTGGACGTTACGATTCAGGCCCAAATACTAGACCTCATGAACGATCTGCAAAGAGAATTCAATGCGGCCATCATGCTCATTACCCATGATTTGGGCGTCGTTGCCGAGATGGCCCAGCGAGTGGTGGTCATGTATGCCGGTCTTATAGTTGAAGAAGCGCCCGTGGCCTCTCTCTTTTACGAACCTTTGCATCCCTATACACAGGGGTTGCTTGCTTCAATACCGAGAATTGATAAAGACCTCGATAAACTTCACGTAATCCCTGGGTTTGTGCCCAACCCCTTTGAATTTCCCGAGGGATGCCGTTTTCATAACCGTTGCGAAAGGGCCTTTTCGAGGTGCTCGCGGGAAATGCCTCCTCTCTACTCCCTTGGCGACGGGCGTATGGTCAGATGTTTCCTCTACGGTTCCGACTCCGGGGGTGGGGCCAGATGA
- a CDS encoding ABC transporter substrate-binding protein — protein MVVILLSLVFVGQNAAVAQEPKYGGVLRWRAVNDPPKLDPAMATDTSSSRNVYLMFDMLVDNDPDGKSIVPRLAESWEASPDGKTWTFHLRKGVKFHKESLGKPTENGGREVTAHDWKYSFERLVKVNSPRAYFIDMVKGYQDFVDGKADEWVGIKVVDDYTLQFELDYPFSPFLSVLAYNSFVVVPKEDAEKWGKEFNFHPVGTGAFILERWDHDQRLVYRKNPDYWKKDEAGRQLPYLDGIEIVIIPDNTIAYEEFKKGNIDVLPAPPDEYYEEIKAQYSHLLQERPELGTYYYGFNNSKPPFKDNLKLRQAFNYAVDREAINELVIHGRYYPAKGILPPGIPGYNPNLRGYEYNPEKAKQLLAEAGFPDGITVDLNVNNDPRHTLISEAIQAQLKNLGININIKVLDWGVHLDLCERGETQMFRMGWVADYADPDNFLYVLLHSENHGSKGNYSFYSNPKVDEMLAAARVETDWDKRMKLYQEAEQMIVDDAPWLFLFHYTTSLLAQDWLKNMHLPAFGDYTTPLEVVWIEK, from the coding sequence ATGGTCGTGATACTTCTTTCCCTGGTTTTTGTGGGGCAGAACGCGGCAGTTGCCCAGGAGCCGAAGTATGGTGGCGTGTTGAGGTGGCGTGCGGTAAACGATCCTCCCAAGCTCGATCCGGCGATGGCAACTGACACCAGCTCCTCGAGAAACGTGTACCTAATGTTCGATATGCTGGTAGATAACGATCCCGACGGAAAGAGCATAGTTCCCAGGCTGGCCGAAAGCTGGGAAGCAAGTCCCGACGGAAAGACATGGACCTTTCACTTAAGGAAGGGTGTCAAATTCCACAAAGAATCCCTCGGCAAGCCCACCGAAAACGGCGGACGTGAGGTAACTGCCCACGACTGGAAATATTCCTTCGAGAGGTTGGTTAAGGTCAATTCCCCAAGAGCTTATTTCATCGATATGGTCAAGGGATATCAGGATTTCGTCGACGGCAAGGCCGATGAATGGGTTGGAATCAAGGTAGTTGACGACTACACCTTGCAATTCGAACTGGACTACCCCTTTTCTCCCTTCCTCAGCGTACTGGCCTACAACTCCTTTGTGGTGGTTCCCAAAGAGGATGCCGAGAAGTGGGGCAAGGAGTTCAACTTCCATCCTGTAGGTACGGGAGCGTTCATTCTGGAGCGCTGGGATCACGATCAACGGTTGGTCTACAGGAAAAATCCCGATTACTGGAAAAAGGACGAAGCCGGCAGGCAACTACCCTACCTGGACGGTATCGAGATCGTCATAATACCTGATAACACGATTGCCTACGAGGAGTTCAAGAAGGGAAACATAGACGTCCTGCCTGCGCCTCCGGACGAATATTACGAAGAGATAAAGGCCCAGTACTCCCATCTGCTGCAAGAAAGGCCTGAACTTGGGACTTATTACTACGGATTTAACAACTCCAAACCTCCCTTTAAGGACAATTTGAAACTGAGGCAGGCATTCAACTACGCCGTAGACAGGGAAGCCATAAACGAACTCGTTATACACGGGCGTTATTACCCGGCTAAGGGAATCCTTCCTCCCGGCATACCGGGATACAATCCCAATTTGAGGGGATATGAGTACAATCCTGAAAAGGCAAAGCAGTTATTGGCTGAGGCAGGCTTCCCCGACGGAATAACCGTCGACCTGAACGTCAACAACGACCCCCGCCACACCCTTATATCGGAAGCAATTCAGGCACAACTCAAGAACCTTGGCATCAACATAAACATCAAGGTTCTCGACTGGGGAGTGCATCTGGATCTCTGCGAACGGGGAGAGACTCAGATGTTTAGAATGGGTTGGGTAGCCGATTACGCCGATCCGGATAACTTCCTATACGTATTGCTCCATTCCGAAAACCACGGTTCCAAGGGTAACTATTCCTTTTACAGCAACCCAAAGGTGGATGAAATGTTGGCTGCGGCGCGCGTGGAAACGGATTGGGATAAGCGAATGAAGCTTTATCAGGAGGCAGAACAGATGATAGTTGACGATGCTCCTTGGTTGTTCCTGTTTCACTACACGACGAGCTTGCTGGCTCAGGATTGGCTGAAGAACATGCATCTTCCCGCCTTTGGAGACTACACTACTCCCCTTGAGGTCGTATGGATCGAAAAGTAA
- a CDS encoding cytochrome c biogenesis CcdA family protein — MSEISLTIAFAAGLLSFLSPCLLPMIPIYIAYLAGDALPLSGKAEAKKSFRVFLHALLFVLGFSVVFVSFGASATALGSFLIKNQALVKKAGATIIVIFGLYMIGLFDIAFLERERRLKAGSGGHSWIRALLAGMAFSAGWTPCVGPILASILVMASGSSTVRDGMLLLFAYSMGLGLPFLAVALFMEWFERFIQANASKLEYVKKVAGAVLIAVGLLMYFDLFSRFAYLWTPPM, encoded by the coding sequence ATGTCTGAGATATCGCTAACGATCGCTTTCGCTGCAGGATTGCTTTCCTTCCTTTCTCCCTGTCTTTTGCCGATGATTCCCATTTATATCGCCTATTTGGCCGGCGACGCTCTCCCGCTATCGGGTAAAGCCGAGGCAAAGAAGAGCTTTAGGGTCTTTCTTCACGCCCTGTTATTTGTTTTAGGCTTTTCTGTCGTTTTCGTTTCCTTCGGAGCTTCTGCCACGGCATTGGGGAGTTTTCTGATCAAAAACCAAGCTCTCGTTAAGAAAGCGGGAGCGACGATAATAGTCATATTTGGGCTTTATATGATTGGACTGTTTGATATAGCATTTCTTGAGCGGGAGCGCCGATTGAAGGCCGGATCGGGAGGTCATTCCTGGATAAGGGCTCTTCTTGCGGGGATGGCCTTTTCAGCCGGATGGACGCCCTGCGTCGGTCCCATCTTGGCGTCGATACTGGTCATGGCAAGCGGCAGTTCAACTGTAAGGGACGGAATGCTCCTTCTTTTTGCCTATTCCATGGGATTGGGGCTGCCTTTTTTAGCTGTAGCCCTATTCATGGAGTGGTTCGAGCGCTTTATACAAGCTAACGCAAGTAAGTTGGAATACGTTAAAAAAGTAGCTGGAGCCGTTCTTATAGCGGTCGGGCTTTTAATGTACTTCGATCTTTTCTCGAGATTCGCATATCTATGGACCCCTCCTATGTAA
- a CDS encoding ABC transporter permease, giving the protein MAKKSRSSGLWYEAWLRFKRNKLALLGLFMAASVILIAIFAPLIAPYDPVEQLIWTEGREVRLAPPNAKHWMGTDIYGRDILSRIIFGARISLQIGIFATIVSLLIGVPLGAIAGYMGGWVDDLISWLINVVFAFPFLLFVLAVIAVFQSPSLRVVYIAIGLVNWVGIARVVRAQFISLRDREFVEAAKALGLPRGKIIFKHILPNALAPVIVQATLGMGSIIMTEAGLAFLGFGAQPPTPSWGLMISEGQKYLSMGKWWWAIFPGLAIMYTVLAFNFLGDGLRDALDVRLKR; this is encoded by the coding sequence ATGGCTAAGAAGAGCAGATCCAGCGGTCTTTGGTATGAGGCATGGCTCAGGTTTAAGCGGAACAAGCTGGCGTTGCTGGGGCTTTTTATGGCTGCCTCCGTTATTTTAATTGCCATATTCGCTCCGCTTATAGCTCCCTACGATCCCGTCGAACAGCTCATATGGACGGAGGGTAGAGAGGTGCGGTTGGCTCCCCCCAATGCAAAACATTGGATGGGGACCGACATATACGGTCGTGATATATTAAGCAGGATTATCTTCGGGGCCCGAATTTCGCTGCAGATAGGCATCTTTGCGACCATAGTGTCTCTTCTCATCGGGGTGCCGCTTGGGGCCATAGCAGGATATATGGGAGGATGGGTCGACGACCTCATATCTTGGTTGATCAACGTCGTCTTTGCCTTTCCTTTCCTGCTTTTCGTGCTGGCTGTAATAGCAGTATTTCAAAGTCCTAGCCTGCGGGTCGTTTATATTGCGATAGGTCTGGTTAACTGGGTTGGCATAGCCAGAGTGGTTAGGGCGCAATTCATTTCACTGCGCGACAGGGAGTTCGTCGAAGCGGCCAAGGCCTTGGGGTTGCCCAGAGGGAAGATAATATTTAAACATATCCTTCCGAACGCCCTTGCCCCCGTAATTGTGCAGGCCACGCTTGGCATGGGCAGCATCATAATGACAGAAGCGGGATTGGCCTTCCTGGGCTTTGGCGCTCAACCCCCGACTCCAAGTTGGGGATTGATGATCTCCGAGGGCCAGAAATATCTAAGCATGGGCAAGTGGTGGTGGGCTATTTTCCCCGGGCTGGCGATCATGTATACCGTACTTGCCTTCAACTTCCTCGGAGACGGCTTGCGAGATGCCCTCGACGTAAGGCTCAAAAGGTAG
- a CDS encoding ABC transporter permease: protein MFSYIVRKMLYAVPVIWGVVTIVFILMTIVPGDPARLMMGQRGDPETLARIRADLGLDLPIHKQYTRFLKDLVKGDLGVSYRNNEKVVDALMTRFGATLKLAFWAMVLAALLGILAGVVSAVKQYSIFDYSAMFIAISGISAPVFWVGLLLLLIFAYTLHLVPGVGYVPGDWRYFILPVITLGVRPAALIARLTRSCMLEVLTQDYIRTARSKGLRERIVIMRHALKNALIPVVTIIGTQVAELLSGAVLTETIFAWPGVGRLAVEALIARDFPMIRGTVIFMAVIFLVANLIVDISYGFIDPRIRYD from the coding sequence ATGTTTTCCTACATCGTGAGAAAAATGCTTTATGCAGTCCCCGTCATATGGGGAGTTGTGACCATAGTATTTATTCTGATGACGATAGTTCCCGGCGATCCTGCCAGGCTGATGATGGGCCAAAGGGGCGATCCCGAAACGCTGGCCCGCATCAGGGCCGACCTGGGGTTAGACCTTCCGATTCATAAGCAGTACACGAGGTTTTTGAAGGACCTGGTAAAGGGCGATTTGGGAGTGTCCTATAGGAACAATGAAAAGGTCGTAGACGCCTTGATGACCCGCTTCGGAGCTACTCTAAAGCTCGCCTTTTGGGCCATGGTCTTGGCGGCCCTTTTGGGAATACTGGCTGGAGTGGTTTCCGCCGTAAAACAATATTCAATATTCGATTATTCGGCCATGTTCATAGCGATATCGGGTATCAGTGCTCCCGTCTTTTGGGTGGGGCTTTTGCTTTTGTTGATCTTTGCCTATACGCTTCATCTAGTACCGGGGGTTGGTTACGTTCCAGGGGATTGGCGTTACTTCATACTTCCTGTGATCACATTGGGAGTAAGGCCGGCCGCCCTCATAGCGAGGCTCACGCGATCCTGTATGCTGGAGGTCTTGACGCAGGACTACATTCGTACGGCCAGGTCAAAGGGATTACGCGAAAGGATTGTAATAATGCGACATGCCTTGAAAAACGCGCTAATTCCCGTCGTTACAATCATAGGTACTCAGGTGGCCGAACTGCTTTCAGGTGCAGTTTTGACCGAGACCATCTTTGCCTGGCCTGGAGTGGGAAGGCTGGCCGTTGAGGCCCTGATAGCCAGAGATTTTCCCATGATTCGGGGCACGGTCATATTTATGGCGGTGATATTTTTGGTAGCCAATTTAATAGTCGACATTTCCTACGGGTTCATAGACCCCAGAATCCGTTACGATTAA
- the larC gene encoding nickel pincer cofactor biosynthesis protein LarC produces MIIFEPNFSGVSGDMLLGALVDLGADFALLERFNAVEGVKGLSGVEIRKEITKRGSIEAIKINISLDEHFHGRHGHEMLEILDRTSYSVGASNWAKDRAKEAILCILEAEAEVHGAEVEEVHLHEAGSFDTIIDCLGFFMLLESLGEKRIASTPVCTGSGKVKTCHGLLPVPVPAVTAIASKRRVPLLGSDIEGELATPTGVSLLAVSATFYRVLPSFVPAKVGYGAGSKDFEVANVLRATMAEEEDLEETILIETSLDDITGEEIGYAISKLQETSKEVHLLQGLGKKNRPLFILRLLVDAENLDRAIEGLFEHTTTIGVRYWPVSRVKMKRTIEEVPHEGGFVRVKVSRHGDLQKEKIDFDDLTENAGS; encoded by the coding sequence GTGATAATATTCGAACCTAATTTCTCGGGAGTTAGCGGAGATATGCTTTTGGGAGCGTTGGTTGACCTTGGGGCCGATTTTGCCCTCCTCGAACGGTTTAATGCCGTTGAAGGCGTAAAGGGCCTTTCCGGCGTAGAGATAAGAAAGGAAATAACAAAAAGGGGGAGCATAGAGGCGATAAAGATCAACATATCCCTCGACGAACACTTTCATGGTAGGCACGGGCATGAGATGTTGGAAATTTTAGATCGGACCTCCTATTCTGTTGGAGCTTCCAATTGGGCCAAGGACAGGGCGAAGGAGGCCATACTATGTATTCTTGAGGCAGAGGCCGAAGTGCACGGAGCAGAGGTCGAGGAAGTCCACCTTCATGAAGCGGGAAGTTTTGACACGATCATCGACTGTCTTGGTTTTTTTATGCTCCTTGAAAGTTTGGGAGAAAAAAGAATTGCCTCTACTCCCGTTTGTACGGGAAGCGGAAAAGTTAAAACTTGCCACGGCTTATTACCCGTTCCTGTACCTGCCGTGACGGCGATAGCATCGAAAAGAAGGGTTCCCCTTTTGGGGAGCGATATCGAAGGAGAGCTGGCTACTCCGACGGGCGTTTCCCTTTTGGCGGTATCTGCCACCTTTTACAGAGTCCTTCCTTCTTTCGTTCCTGCCAAAGTAGGATATGGTGCAGGATCTAAAGATTTCGAAGTGGCAAATGTCTTAAGGGCGACCATGGCCGAGGAGGAAGATCTGGAAGAGACGATCCTTATCGAAACATCGCTGGATGATATCACCGGAGAGGAAATCGGATATGCCATTTCTAAGTTGCAGGAGACATCGAAGGAAGTTCATCTTCTGCAGGGATTGGGAAAGAAAAACAGGCCCCTCTTTATCCTGAGGCTTTTGGTCGATGCTGAGAATTTGGATCGAGCTATCGAAGGCCTCTTCGAACATACCACTACCATAGGAGTGAGATATTGGCCGGTTTCAAGGGTTAAAATGAAACGTACGATCGAAGAAGTCCCCCATGAAGGCGGTTTTGTGCGAGTGAAGGTCTCTCGGCACGGGGACCTGCAAAAGGAGAAGATCGATTTTGACGACCTTACGGAAAATGCCGGGAGTTGA
- a CDS encoding ABC transporter ATP-binding protein: MTQASHFLEVKNMRQYFPIRKGVFKRTVGHVRAVDDVSFFIDDQETLGLVGESGCGKTTLGRTVLHLLKPTEGKAFFMGQDVETMLSDNPRGIRQKMQIIFQDPYGSLNPRMTVNEIVGEAVRYYGLCSKRELDDYISEVLSKCGMLPEHRFRYPHEFSGGQRQRISIARALALKPKFVVCDEPVSALDVSIRSQILNLLNELKEQLKLTYLFISHDLAVVRHISDRVAVMYLGKIVEKAPKLEFFGNPLHPYSHALLSAIPVPDPKRQRQRIILEGDVPSPANPPSGCRFNPRCRYAMERCKKEEPPLVDVGNGHFVACFLHSK, encoded by the coding sequence ATGACGCAAGCCTCCCATTTCTTAGAGGTCAAAAACATGAGACAGTATTTTCCCATTCGCAAGGGAGTATTCAAGAGAACGGTAGGTCATGTTCGAGCCGTCGATGACGTATCCTTCTTCATTGACGATCAGGAAACACTGGGGTTGGTCGGCGAATCGGGATGCGGAAAGACTACATTGGGGAGGACCGTGCTCCATTTGCTGAAGCCTACCGAAGGAAAGGCCTTCTTTATGGGACAAGACGTGGAAACAATGCTTAGCGATAACCCGCGCGGCATCAGACAAAAGATGCAGATAATCTTTCAAGATCCCTACGGCAGCTTAAACCCTCGCATGACCGTCAACGAAATTGTGGGCGAGGCCGTGAGGTATTATGGCCTGTGCTCTAAAAGAGAGCTGGACGATTACATATCCGAGGTGTTGTCGAAATGCGGAATGCTCCCAGAGCATCGCTTCAGGTATCCCCATGAGTTTTCCGGCGGGCAACGCCAGAGGATAAGCATTGCTCGAGCTTTAGCTTTGAAGCCAAAGTTCGTAGTCTGCGATGAGCCGGTGTCGGCTCTGGACGTCTCCATCAGGAGCCAAATATTAAATTTGTTGAATGAACTAAAGGAGCAGCTGAAGCTGACCTATCTGTTCATTTCCCACGACTTAGCCGTGGTGAGACATATATCGGATAGAGTCGCCGTAATGTATTTGGGTAAAATAGTCGAGAAGGCGCCAAAGCTTGAGTTCTTTGGCAACCCCTTGCATCCCTATTCCCATGCCCTACTTTCTGCCATACCAGTTCCCGATCCGAAGCGCCAACGTCAGCGCATTATTTTGGAGGGCGACGTGCCTTCGCCTGCCAATCCACCTTCTGGTTGCCGGTTTAATCCAAGGTGTCGTTACGCTATGGAAAGGTGCAAGAAGGAGGAACCCCCATTGGTGGATGTGGGTAACGGCCACTTTGTCGCCTGCTTCTTGCATTCTAAATAG